The Pogoniulus pusillus isolate bPogPus1 chromosome 18, bPogPus1.pri, whole genome shotgun sequence genomic sequence GATAAATTAATCAATGGAAAGCAGATTTATGTCTTAAAAATGCTAACCAATGTATTTTTGCTTTCCAGATCGTATGTATGGCACATGTGAGATAGACTGGGCAAAAGCCAACTTCTCTACAATTTACAAGTCCTACATTGTCTCCATTTTTATCTGCTGTTTTTTCCTACCTGTCTCAGTCATGGTCTTCTCATATGTGTCAATTATCAATACAGTTAAGCTAAGCCATGCACTAACAGGACTGGGCGATCCCACAGACAGGCAGAGGAGAATCGAGCGCGATGTCACCAGGGTGAGTTTGGATTCCATGTGGTATGGGATTCATCTTGTGAAAGCTGTCTTTCCAGAAatttgtcttagaatcatagaatcagccaggttggaagagacctccaagatcatccagtccaacctagcacccagccctagccactcaactagaccatggcactaagtgcctcatccaggcttttcttgaacacctccagggacggtgactccaccacctccctgggcagcccatttcaatgccaatcactctctctgccaacaatttcctcctaacatccagcctagacctcccccagcacaacttgagactgtgtccccttgttctgttgctggttgtctggcagaagagaccaacccccacctggctacagcctcccttcaggtagttggagacagcaatgaagtcacccctgagcctcctcttctgcaggctgcacacccccagctccctcagcctctcctcatagggtttgtgttccaggcccctcaccagctttattgcccttctctgggcaccttccagcacctcaacacctctcttgaattgaggggcccagaactggacacagcactcaaggtgtggcctgagcagtgctgagtacaggggcagaataacctcccttgtcctactggccacactgttcctgatgcaggccaggatgccattggctctcttggccacctgggcacactgctgcctcatcttcagcttgctatctaccagtaccctttAACTAGACCAGAACAAAATGCAACAGTTGCAGTTCATTTCTCCATAATCTCCAGTGACAAAGTCTGAACTCAGTGAAGAATACAAGATTTGTTTCAAGCTCCTGGCTCCTTAGCTGGGTAATACTGGGTAATATTGGTGCTACATCACATGTGAAAACTAATCTAACTATAATTATACAGTGCACAAATTTGCTTTGGCATAGGCTCTTTTCTTTCAGGACTTAGGTTACTTCAGAGTATACACAGAAGTTacagtggagttttcaattGATTTACCACTAACTTAAGTCTATCCAAACCCTTCCAAATTCATATAAACATACAGAGGACTGTAGCCTATTTTCATTCCATTAGCTGAGGCATTGCTCAAGCACAGCACCGTGGCAAAATTCCATATGTAGCTCTAGGTCTGCTTTGCCACGTCAAAGCAAACCTTTTACTTGCCTGTATTCTCCTCTGAGCCATACTCTCAGGACACTCTGAATGCTTCCCTTCCAGTCAAGTGTCCAAGCTACAATTTCTAACATTATTTCTCTGATGTAGTCTTCTAGAATAGGTCTAAGGTTATTCTTCTTCTATCTTTTAGGTTTCTATTGTCATTTGCACAGCCTTTATTATTGCGTGGTCACCATATGCTGTCATCTCTATATGGTCTGCCtatgggcaccctgtgccaaaTCTTACCAGCATCCTTGCCAGTTTGTTTGCTAAGTCTGCCAGCTTCTATAATCCCATTATCTACTTTGGAATGAGCTCCAAGTTTCGGAGGGACATTTTCATCTTGTTCCATTGTGCCAAGGAAGTCAAGGACCCTGTGAAGCTAAAACGGTTCAAAAACCTCAAGCAGAAGCAACAAGAGCCCTCTCAGAAAGGAGAGAAGTATGCAGGAGAAATGCATCCTGCACCAAGTCCTGATTCTGGAGTGGGAAGTCCAACCAGCACCCCACCTCCAGCAAACAGGGAAGTGTATTTTGGTGTTCTTGATACTGCATCTAACAACCCTGATATCGAATGTGATAGACTCTAAGTTTTGAGGCCACACTGTGTTCAGGAAGACCTTCTTCAGATCAGTGCTTGAGTGATTTCCTAACTCCCAGTTCAGCTGTTCCCTACTATAGCATTGGTGACTACACAGATGAAGCAAATCAGATGGTAAAGCGATATTTTCCCTCTGTGTAACTACAAAACATTGTGAAGAACATCACAGCATGGGCAGCATATCCAGTGGCAGAAACACTTGATTTTTACATGCATGCAGGAAAAGGAAGGCTGATGTGTGAAGAGCAGGCATTAGCTAGCTAAAATAACTAAAAAATTATTAGTTAGGAGATTACACTTCCAAATATGTTACTTTATGCCACGGGCTACGGTGCCACAGGCACCAGAAGGGACGGGGAGAtgcctgctgcaagcaggttctgtttattgcaccccaagcatgggtttatatatttttcatcagaaggctacataagaAGGTTACAAACCATATTAAACTCTAACTGGTTACATGTATTTGTGTTAAGGATTatgttaggattacacactaattgCTAGGATACCTTAATTACGTCTTTCTTATCTCCTAACAAGACACATCCCAACTTTTCTTAACAAAGCATATCCTTATCTAGCCCTTCAGCAGAGTATATCATATGAGCCCTAAGGAACCAGATATAGTGTCTAGGTGAAAGAGACAGGCACCAAGCTGTACCGAGCTGTGAAGCCATAAAACAGTAAGATAAGACTTGAGGCCTCTTGTTTTACACTCACTGCATTCCTTTAAGATCACTTTGACCCTACACTTTCACCCAGCTCCGTGTCCTGCTTTCAAGCTCATGGTTTATGCTTCAGTGTACAATCATCAAacaattctatagaatcactacatttaatattactattcccaacaATTTTACTCTTCAGCAGTTCCAGCTATAGAGGCTTGTTTTAGATCTGTGGTGCTGCACATGTTTTAAGAGAAGATGGGATCCCTTGaggttgctgctgcagctccaacaaGCTGTGAGCTGGTAGGCAAAGCTGGGTGCTCCCTTTGGAGCACTTAGGCATGGCCACCACAGGTCTCTCAGGCCCCATTCATGGAGGGTGTGTGTCTGGTCACCAGTGCCTGACTCTGTCCACGTCTGTACAAGTGGTAGAAGTCCTAGATTTCAGCACTTTTAGTCAGTGTAGTCTGAACAGTGACTTCATACTTCCTCATCTGCAGATTTATTTCCACTTTCCCTGACCTTCATGGTAAGCAGGGCCTGGCTGTAGCATTCTGACTCAGGAAAGCTGGCCTTTAACTTTACTGCTGTCTCCACACTGGTTGGTTTTCTACCTGGCTACTAAGGCGGAGCAAGAAGCATTGTACAAGTACTGAACCCCAAAATGATATTTAAGAGTACTGACCAGGCATGTCATCAGAGCTATTGGTACAATCTAATTCAACACTTCAGAGCTGCTTCTACAGAAAGCTTTCTCCCTCCCTATGGGTAAAAAAATTAGGTAAATATAACTAAGTAGCAATTAAGGATAATTGTTTCAAtagcaaagccataggcttagTCTCAAGACTCTCATATGTTTTAAGAGCAAATTAATCCACCAAGTTTATTTTACAGAAGCCTAGTGAGGAGATGCATCTTCAGAATTCCCCACTGAATCCTCAGGGACTTCTCTCTGTCTATGAGCTGTGGAAACTGTGGCTTCTTTTAGTGTCATTTGCAAGTTAA encodes the following:
- the LOC135183569 gene encoding opsin-5-like: MSVQFSSQAPWRNNNISFLSREAAVTEQGETIIGFYLLALGWLSWFGNSIVIFVLYKQRHLLQPTDYLTFNLAVSDASISVFGYSRGIIEIFNIFRDDGFIITSIWTCQVDGFLTLLFGLASINTLTVISVTRYIKGCHPERGHCISNSSMTVALVLIWIAAFFWSAAPLLGWGSYTDRMYGTCEIDWAKANFSTIYKSYIVSIFICCFFLPVSVMVFSYVSIINTVKLSHALTGLGDPTDRQRRIERDVTRVSIVICTAFIIAWSPYAVISIWSAYGHPVPNLTSILASLFAKSASFYNPIIYFGMSSKFRRDIFILFHCAKEVKDPVKLKRFKNLKQKQQEPSQKGEKYAGEMHPAPSPDSGVGSPTSTPPPANREVYFGVLDTASNNPDIECDRL